In the genome of Taurinivorans muris, one region contains:
- the argS gene encoding arginine--tRNA ligase, producing the protein MQDMHVLKEALETIVRKKSWEWPEKAVIELPKDAKHGDLATNIAMTLAKICQKAPRAIAEEICAELEKHSLIEKVDIAGPGFINVTFKQSFWHEQVLRMERLKEKFGSLAYGNKRKVNVEYVSANPTGPLHIGHGRGAAVGDSMARILRFAGYDVSTEYYINDAGLQMRLLGLSVWLRMKDLCKMPVTYPEDYYKGEYIIDIAKEMLEKDPKLPTYEDAENRCYEYAMNSILNGIKQDLHDFRVEHQVWFSEASLVHDGTVEKTLNDLKERGYVYEKDNALWFKSTLFGDDKDRVLRKSDGFLTYFASDIAYHADKFNRGFEELVDVWGADHHGYVPRVAAAVETVGRNPKEDFFVILIQLVNLLRAGEPVAMSTRSGEFITLREVLDEVGVDAARFMFLSRKSDQPLDFDLDLVKQRNLENPVYYVQYAHARIKTLLRRGAENGYSLSDETSLDIIRELTDSADTALIRSALHFEDAVLDAAKAKAVHIISFYLMELAGKFHSYYANVPVLSGDEKLIKARLALLRVVGTVLRNGLNLLGVEAPETM; encoded by the coding sequence ATGCAAGATATGCACGTTTTAAAAGAGGCATTGGAAACTATTGTTCGGAAAAAATCTTGGGAATGGCCCGAGAAAGCTGTTATCGAACTTCCAAAAGATGCGAAGCATGGTGATTTGGCTACAAATATCGCTATGACCCTTGCAAAAATTTGCCAAAAAGCACCGCGCGCCATAGCAGAAGAAATTTGTGCCGAATTAGAAAAACACAGCCTTATTGAAAAAGTGGATATTGCCGGTCCCGGTTTCATCAATGTGACGTTCAAACAAAGTTTTTGGCATGAACAGGTTCTTCGCATGGAACGGCTGAAAGAAAAATTCGGCTCGCTTGCTTACGGAAACAAACGAAAGGTCAATGTTGAATATGTTTCCGCAAACCCGACAGGGCCTTTGCATATCGGGCATGGACGCGGGGCTGCCGTGGGCGACAGCATGGCGAGGATTTTGCGTTTTGCAGGCTACGACGTGAGCACGGAATATTATATCAATGACGCAGGTCTGCAAATGCGTTTGCTCGGGCTGTCCGTTTGGCTCAGAATGAAAGACCTTTGCAAAATGCCGGTGACTTATCCGGAAGATTATTATAAAGGCGAATACATTATTGACATCGCCAAAGAAATGCTTGAGAAAGATCCTAAACTTCCTACGTATGAAGATGCTGAAAACCGTTGCTACGAATATGCGATGAACAGTATTTTAAACGGCATTAAACAAGATTTGCATGATTTTAGGGTGGAACATCAAGTTTGGTTTTCCGAGGCGAGCCTCGTTCATGACGGAACTGTCGAAAAAACGCTCAATGATTTGAAAGAACGCGGTTATGTTTATGAAAAAGACAATGCTTTGTGGTTCAAATCAACCCTTTTCGGTGACGACAAAGACCGTGTTTTGCGTAAAAGTGACGGGTTTCTGACATATTTCGCTTCCGATATCGCCTATCATGCCGATAAATTCAACCGCGGTTTCGAGGAACTTGTCGATGTTTGGGGGGCTGACCACCATGGGTATGTGCCTCGTGTCGCCGCCGCTGTCGAAACGGTCGGCAGAAATCCGAAAGAAGATTTTTTTGTCATTCTTATCCAGTTGGTGAATTTGCTTCGTGCCGGCGAGCCTGTCGCAATGTCGACCCGCTCCGGAGAATTTATCACCCTGCGTGAAGTGTTGGATGAAGTGGGTGTCGATGCCGCCCGTTTTATGTTCCTTTCAAGAAAAAGCGACCAACCGCTTGATTTTGATTTGGATTTGGTAAAACAGCGCAATCTTGAAAATCCTGTTTATTATGTGCAGTACGCCCATGCCCGTATTAAAACGTTGCTGCGCCGCGGTGCTGAAAACGGCTATTCATTGTCCGATGAAACAAGTTTGGATATTATCAGGGAATTGACGGACAGCGCCGATACAGCCCTCATCCGTTCCGCTTTGCATTTTGAGGATGCCGTGCTTGACGCCGCCAAAGCCAAAGCTGTGCATATCATTAGTTTTTATCTTATGGAGTTGGCAGGAAAATTTCATAGTTATTATGCAAATGTGCCGGTTTTAAGCGGTGATGAAAAATTGATTAAAGCACGTTTGGCATTGCTTCGCGTTGTCGGAACCGTTCTTCGCAACGGATTGAATTTATTAGGTGTTGAAGCGCCTGAAACCATGTAA
- a CDS encoding polyphenol oxidase family protein codes for MLDNLIFFKFCGIRNVHCLFQGKNLDPRKSLGSIAFNRGEDNAAIRQNRKFLFEKLAMPVLEVRQIHSNIMHFSPEPTAFFEEANIEGDGIATNQKKHALLIKTADCQPILFAHNKGGHVMALHVGWRGNRNDFILEAVSKFCEKYRLNAKDLLAVRGPSLGPKEAQFVNFDTEWGATYAAWFNIQEQTLDLWELTRHQLRQAGLLQENIHGLDFCTKTMHKQYFSHRQDNQTGRQASLIWFE; via the coding sequence ATGCTTGATAATCTGATTTTTTTTAAATTTTGCGGCATAAGAAACGTGCATTGCCTTTTTCAAGGCAAAAATCTTGATCCCCGAAAAAGCTTGGGCAGTATCGCTTTCAACCGAGGAGAAGATAATGCCGCCATACGGCAGAACAGAAAATTTTTATTTGAAAAACTTGCCATGCCCGTTTTGGAAGTCCGCCAAATCCATTCCAATATCATGCATTTTTCTCCTGAGCCGACAGCTTTTTTTGAAGAAGCAAACATCGAGGGCGACGGCATTGCGACAAATCAAAAAAAGCATGCCCTTCTGATAAAAACAGCCGACTGCCAGCCTATCTTGTTCGCTCATAACAAAGGCGGGCATGTCATGGCGCTTCATGTCGGCTGGCGCGGCAACAGAAATGATTTCATTCTGGAAGCTGTTTCAAAATTTTGTGAAAAATACAGACTTAACGCAAAGGATTTACTGGCGGTCCGCGGTCCGAGCCTGGGTCCGAAAGAAGCGCAATTCGTCAATTTCGATACCGAATGGGGCGCCACCTATGCCGCATGGTTCAATATTCAGGAACAAACCCTTGACTTATGGGAGCTGACACGCCACCAACTCAGACAGGCGGGACTTTTGCAGGAAAACATCCATGGTCTTGATTTTTGTACAAAAACAATGCACAAGCAATATTTTTCCCACAGACAGGACAACCAAACAGGACGTCAGGCAAGCCTTATTTGGTTTGAATGA
- a CDS encoding split-Soret cytochrome c — protein MGISRRDCLLGFGALVAGGAVTSIVDGGTKLVHAATPATRFQQVNGEFGWTPHKLDPAECAEAAYQGYWYKGYACGYGVFYGIIGVLGEKFGAPYNQFPFAMLEANKGGISDWGTICGALYGAAAAYALFWGRDERTPMVNELYRWYETTNLPIYDPKDNAQGVKGAIPANISGSVLCHISVSKWCYENKIEATDKKRNERCGRLTADVVYKAVEIFNKKIELGKDFKTTFAVQDSVEYCGSCHQTKGQETNWAKGVMDCAPCHSGTEATGNMFKDHP, from the coding sequence ATGGGTATCAGTAGACGTGATTGCTTATTAGGTTTTGGAGCATTGGTCGCCGGCGGGGCGGTAACTTCAATCGTGGACGGCGGCACCAAATTGGTTCACGCTGCAACACCTGCAACCCGATTCCAACAAGTGAACGGCGAGTTTGGGTGGACCCCGCATAAACTCGACCCTGCCGAATGCGCGGAAGCGGCGTACCAAGGATATTGGTATAAAGGCTATGCCTGCGGATACGGCGTGTTTTACGGCATTATCGGGGTGTTGGGGGAAAAATTCGGCGCACCTTACAATCAATTCCCATTTGCGATGCTTGAAGCGAATAAGGGCGGTATTTCAGACTGGGGCACGATTTGCGGCGCATTATACGGTGCTGCCGCCGCTTATGCTCTTTTTTGGGGAAGAGATGAGCGCACACCTATGGTGAATGAATTGTACCGCTGGTATGAAACGACGAATTTGCCGATTTATGATCCAAAAGATAACGCACAAGGTGTAAAGGGTGCTATTCCGGCTAATATTTCCGGTTCCGTTCTTTGCCATATTTCCGTTTCAAAATGGTGCTATGAAAACAAGATTGAAGCGACAGACAAGAAAAGAAACGAACGCTGCGGACGTTTGACCGCCGATGTCGTGTATAAGGCTGTTGAAATTTTCAATAAGAAAATCGAACTCGGAAAAGATTTCAAGACCACTTTTGCGGTGCAGGATTCTGTTGAATACTGCGGCAGCTGCCACCAAACCAAGGGACAGGAAACCAACTGGGCAAAGGGTGTCATGGATTGCGCGCCTTGCCACAGCGGAACAGAAGCAACCGGCAATATGTTTAAAGACCATCCATAA
- the nadB gene encoding L-aspartate oxidase yields the protein MYYRSDVLVVGSGLGACAAALTLADKGVQVSMICPTETLDGGNSELAQGGIVYVHDNPEEFYALEKDMLNAGHNYNFVKAVRFLADHGGDAVQEILIDRLHVPFNVRSGTVADWDLTLEGGHSAPRILHCADYTGRSIIEAIHKAILEHRNINVRYKCSAVDLITTDHHSHLDMYRYQLQNQCVGVYAYNEDTEQVDQHLATFTILATGGVGNVFLHSTNSDWAVGSGISMAQRAGVRLANMEFVQFHPTALYHKSKKHPLITEAVRGEGGVLVDLEGKEFMQKYDERKSLAPRDIVSQAIATEMLMTGSQHVFLDATRIKCDVTKRFPTVFQSCMNIGVDMRKDFIPVVPAAHYFCGGILVDLNGRTTLGNLYAVGECSCTGIHGANRLASTSLLEALLWGYSAGKDIAENLTRRDCIDERVFASITDWENTGNEHNDDPALIAQDWASIRHIMWNYVGIMRTESRLRRAFGELRDLSSHLHDFYRHTPLSPALVRLFHGCNTAYLITQAALRNKNSLGCHHRAE from the coding sequence ATGTATTACCGTTCGGATGTTTTAGTTGTCGGAAGCGGCTTAGGTGCGTGTGCCGCTGCATTGACTTTGGCAGATAAAGGCGTTCAAGTCAGCATGATTTGCCCGACTGAAACCTTGGACGGCGGCAACTCGGAACTTGCGCAGGGCGGTATCGTTTATGTGCATGACAATCCGGAAGAATTTTATGCCTTGGAAAAAGATATGCTCAATGCGGGGCATAATTATAATTTTGTCAAAGCGGTGCGTTTTCTTGCGGACCATGGCGGTGACGCCGTGCAGGAAATTCTGATAGACCGTCTGCATGTGCCTTTCAATGTCCGCAGCGGAACTGTCGCGGATTGGGATTTAACCTTGGAGGGCGGGCATTCCGCTCCCCGCATACTGCATTGCGCCGACTATACGGGGCGCTCCATTATTGAAGCGATACACAAAGCGATTTTGGAACACCGGAATATCAATGTCCGTTATAAATGTTCGGCTGTCGACCTTATCACGACCGATCACCATTCCCATTTGGACATGTATCGCTATCAGCTGCAAAACCAATGTGTCGGTGTTTATGCGTATAATGAGGATACGGAACAGGTCGACCAGCATTTGGCCACGTTCACCATTTTGGCTACCGGCGGGGTGGGGAACGTTTTTCTTCATTCGACCAACAGCGACTGGGCTGTCGGTTCCGGAATTTCCATGGCGCAGCGCGCAGGGGTTCGGCTTGCCAATATGGAATTTGTGCAGTTTCACCCCACTGCGTTGTATCATAAAAGCAAAAAACATCCGTTAATCACGGAAGCCGTCCGCGGGGAGGGCGGGGTGCTTGTCGACCTTGAGGGCAAGGAATTTATGCAAAAATATGATGAACGCAAAAGTCTTGCTCCGCGGGATATTGTTTCTCAAGCCATTGCTACGGAAATGCTCATGACAGGTTCCCAGCATGTTTTTTTAGACGCGACCCGCATAAAATGTGATGTGACAAAACGTTTTCCGACAGTGTTCCAAAGCTGCATGAATATCGGCGTTGACATGCGTAAGGATTTTATTCCTGTTGTTCCTGCCGCCCATTATTTTTGCGGAGGAATTTTAGTCGATTTGAATGGCAGGACGACGCTTGGAAATCTTTATGCTGTCGGAGAATGCAGCTGCACGGGCATTCATGGGGCGAACAGGCTTGCAAGCACATCTTTGCTTGAAGCGCTGCTTTGGGGATACAGCGCAGGCAAGGATATAGCCGAAAACCTCACCAGGCGCGATTGTATCGATGAACGGGTTTTCGCTTCCATTACCGACTGGGAAAATACCGGAAACGAGCATAATGACGACCCTGCTCTCATCGCCCAGGATTGGGCGAGCATACGCCATATCATGTGGAACTATGTAGGCATCATGCGGACGGAAAGCCGTTTGCGCAGGGCGTTCGGGGAACTTCGTGACCTGTCGAGCCATTTGCACGATTTTTATAGACACACGCCTCTTTCTCCCGCTCTTGTCCGTTTGTTTCACGGCTGCAATACGGCGTATCTTATCACGCAGGCGGCTCTTAGGAATAAGAACAGCTTGGGCTGCCATCACAGGGCCGAATGA
- the nadA gene encoding quinolinate synthase NadA: MKTLSLYADKIEALKQKFGPSLVIMGHHYQQDEIMRHVDLAGDSLQLAQMMDGIDAEHIVFCGVHFMAESAKLLAKPEQKVYLPDMGASCLMAEMVPAQALDVVIEKISAHGKKIVPLAYVNTSLAVKAIVGKHGGAVCTSSNAKKMLEWAYGQGESVLFLPDRNLGNNVGNMLGIAQDKRHTLDVRNNGGNLDYDAIDRAELIFWDGCCPIHEFFKEEHIAFMRQKYPQAKIYVHPECPQEIVEKCDGAGSTSYLIDVAEKARKGDVLIIGTEANLVNRLARVHEKRGVTVIPLFAEAFCPDMAKITEGLLYKTLEDIAANKACPVEIDGSMVEDAKESLVRMLNHCAK, from the coding sequence ATGAAAACGTTATCTCTTTATGCTGATAAAATAGAAGCATTGAAACAGAAATTCGGTCCGTCGCTTGTGATTATGGGACATCATTATCAACAGGATGAAATTATGCGGCACGTTGATTTGGCAGGTGATTCCCTGCAGCTTGCCCAAATGATGGACGGAATTGACGCGGAGCATATCGTTTTTTGCGGTGTGCATTTCATGGCGGAATCCGCAAAGCTTTTGGCGAAACCGGAACAGAAGGTCTATCTGCCCGATATGGGCGCTTCCTGCCTCATGGCTGAAATGGTGCCGGCACAAGCTTTGGATGTTGTCATAGAAAAAATTTCAGCCCATGGAAAAAAAATCGTGCCTTTGGCGTATGTCAACACATCCTTGGCTGTAAAAGCTATCGTGGGCAAGCATGGCGGAGCTGTCTGCACTTCCTCCAACGCCAAAAAAATGCTTGAATGGGCATACGGGCAAGGGGAGAGCGTCCTCTTTTTGCCCGATAGGAATTTAGGCAATAATGTCGGGAACATGCTCGGTATTGCTCAGGACAAACGCCATACTTTGGATGTCCGCAACAACGGCGGAAATTTGGATTATGACGCCATTGACAGGGCGGAGCTTATTTTTTGGGACGGCTGCTGCCCTATTCACGAATTTTTTAAAGAGGAACATATCGCGTTCATGCGTCAAAAATATCCGCAGGCGAAAATTTATGTTCATCCCGAATGTCCGCAAGAAATTGTTGAGAAGTGCGACGGGGCAGGCTCAACTTCGTATTTGATCGATGTTGCGGAAAAAGCCCGAAAAGGCGATGTGCTCATTATCGGCACGGAAGCGAACCTTGTCAACCGTTTGGCCCGTGTTCATGAAAAACGCGGCGTTACGGTGATACCTTTGTTTGCCGAGGCGTTTTGCCCTGATATGGCAAAAATCACCGAAGGGCTGCTTTATAAGACTTTGGAAGATATCGCCGCCAATAAGGCTTGTCCTGTCGAGATTGACGGCTCTATGGTTGAAGACGCAAAAGAATCTCTTGTTCGTATGCTTAATCATTGTGCGAAATAA
- the nadC gene encoding carboxylating nicotinate-nucleotide diphosphorylase, whose protein sequence is MSERLNKIFGRKQTDFVRRIIRLALDEDGQDLTSNGIFDSHDMAYGKLIARQDTFVVGLVLIPAILEELGIREPEKLYALKAAEGSYLKDNEIAAEFEMHTALLLKAERIILNFITRLSGIANSTKLYLKELEGTGVRLLDTRKTLPGHRYLDKYAVRAAGAENHRMSLEDMLMIKNNHVDAAGSITQAVEKLRREYGANCPPIIVECRDKAEVLEAVRVVPQRILLDNMDIAALSENLPLIPENIEAEISGGVNLKTIRSLALSSKERPADFISVGSITHSAPIADFSLRVNRLK, encoded by the coding sequence GTGTCAGAGCGGTTAAATAAAATTTTTGGGCGGAAACAGACCGATTTTGTCAGAAGAATTATCAGATTGGCGCTTGACGAGGACGGACAGGATTTAACTTCCAACGGTATTTTTGACAGCCATGACATGGCTTATGGAAAACTTATCGCCCGTCAGGACACCTTTGTTGTCGGTTTGGTTTTAATTCCCGCCATATTGGAAGAACTTGGCATACGCGAACCGGAAAAGCTCTATGCTTTGAAAGCGGCGGAGGGCTCATATTTAAAAGACAATGAAATTGCCGCGGAATTTGAAATGCATACGGCTTTGCTTTTAAAAGCGGAACGTATTATCTTGAATTTCATCACAAGGTTAAGCGGTATCGCAAACAGTACGAAGTTGTATTTGAAAGAATTGGAAGGGACGGGGGTAAGATTGCTGGATACCCGTAAAACGCTTCCGGGGCACAGGTATTTGGATAAATATGCCGTGCGCGCGGCAGGGGCTGAAAATCACCGCATGTCTTTGGAGGATATGCTCATGATAAAAAATAACCATGTGGATGCGGCAGGCTCGATAACGCAGGCCGTGGAAAAACTTCGCCGCGAATACGGAGCAAATTGCCCTCCTATCATTGTGGAATGCCGTGACAAAGCCGAAGTTTTGGAAGCTGTGCGTGTTGTGCCGCAAAGAATTTTGCTTGACAATATGGATATTGCGGCGCTTTCCGAAAACTTGCCGCTTATTCCCGAAAATATCGAGGCGGAAATCAGCGGCGGGGTGAACTTGAAAACTATCCGTTCTTTGGCTCTGTCAAGCAAGGAACGTCCTGCGGATTTTATTTCTGTCGGCAGTATCACCCATTCTGCGCCTATCGCGGATTTCAGCTTACGTGTTAACCGTTTAAAATAA
- the mgtE gene encoding magnesium transporter, whose protein sequence is MPQNNENRVLNAHSSEQAENRILNQDKETEKEKQEETQTISEQEQDNVSYLDEDGKIVDFDPCNPEYLDNDLVHPADRAELMESLPLEKQLCMITHMDTEDAAEALAELDESHAKDVIENLDAEDAARILSAMDPDDAVDVLDEVDEDHRDVLLNNLTPEDAMELRALLTFDPDTAAGVMNTEIITVPSDINVDQAIQHIRIELEDKDMPYYVYVVDHLDKLIGIISLRELMLSKQHTPMRDLLSDKKDVITVQFDTDKSEVAKILSHYNFLALPVVDREGHLMGAVTHDDVIDIIQDDASSDLLGMMGAGQDEDINTPWYESVKIRLPWLFINMLNSSISAYIVYLFEGTIAQMAFLAVLMPMVANQAGNTGQQALAVMIRQLATEKFDNKKSWNAVFREGKIGFATGFIVSFIAICVVSLISNNVFLGAVMGCSLLLDMFLGAIAGGSIPLILRALGRDPAQASSIFLTALTDGAGFFIFLSFATLLLL, encoded by the coding sequence ATGCCACAAAATAATGAAAATCGCGTATTGAATGCACATAGTTCCGAGCAGGCAGAAAATCGAATTTTAAACCAAGACAAAGAAACCGAAAAAGAAAAGCAAGAAGAAACGCAAACCATTTCCGAACAAGAACAAGACAACGTTTCCTATCTCGACGAAGACGGAAAAATTGTCGATTTTGATCCCTGCAATCCCGAATATCTGGATAACGACCTCGTTCACCCTGCCGACCGTGCGGAGCTTATGGAATCGCTCCCCCTTGAAAAACAGCTTTGCATGATCACCCACATGGACACGGAAGACGCGGCGGAAGCCCTTGCGGAACTTGACGAAAGCCATGCAAAGGACGTTATTGAAAATTTGGACGCGGAAGACGCCGCCCGTATTCTTTCCGCCATGGACCCCGATGACGCCGTCGACGTTCTGGACGAAGTGGACGAAGATCACCGCGATGTCCTTTTGAACAACCTCACCCCCGAAGACGCCATGGAACTGAGGGCGCTGCTGACCTTTGACCCGGACACGGCGGCAGGGGTAATGAACACGGAGATCATCACGGTCCCCTCCGACATCAATGTAGACCAAGCAATCCAGCATATACGCATTGAACTGGAAGACAAGGATATGCCTTATTATGTTTATGTCGTCGACCATTTGGATAAGCTTATCGGAATCATTTCATTGCGCGAACTTATGCTTTCAAAACAGCACACGCCCATGCGGGATTTGCTTTCCGACAAAAAAGACGTTATCACCGTGCAGTTCGACACCGATAAATCGGAAGTTGCGAAAATACTTTCACACTATAACTTCCTCGCTTTGCCTGTTGTGGACCGGGAGGGGCACTTGATGGGCGCGGTAACCCACGATGACGTTATTGATATCATCCAGGACGACGCCAGCTCCGATTTGCTCGGTATGATGGGCGCAGGTCAGGATGAAGACATCAACACCCCATGGTATGAATCCGTCAAAATCCGCTTGCCGTGGCTTTTTATCAATATGCTCAATTCCTCAATCTCCGCATATATCGTTTATTTATTTGAAGGAACTATCGCCCAAATGGCTTTTTTGGCTGTTCTCATGCCCATGGTGGCAAATCAGGCGGGAAATACGGGGCAGCAAGCCCTTGCCGTCATGATCAGGCAGCTTGCGACGGAAAAATTCGACAATAAAAAATCTTGGAACGCGGTTTTTCGTGAGGGAAAGATCGGTTTTGCCACGGGATTTATTGTTTCTTTCATTGCCATTTGCGTTGTTTCTTTAATCAGCAATAATGTATTTTTAGGCGCGGTTATGGGCTGTTCCCTTTTATTGGATATGTTTTTAGGCGCCATTGCAGGCGGTTCCATTCCCCTTATTTTACGGGCTTTAGGTCGTGACCCCGCACAAGCTTCAAGCATTTTCCTAACCGCCCTCACAGACGGAGCCGGATTTTTCATTTTTCTGAGCTTCGCAACCCTGCTTCTTTTATAA
- a CDS encoding DUF368 domain-containing protein, translated as MNALIRYFLCGFLMGIADTIPGVSGGTIAFITGIYGKLLDTIKSVDKEFFKLLFTLQIKKAFMKIPWSFALPLLLGIGSAVFLFARIMVALLETYADIVWAFFFGLILSSLFILLAEIKKKNPHKLISVLCFFAGGLFALWLGFATPLSLETSYPVVFFSGFIAICAMILPGISGAFILVLIGQYHNILHAVTTLDFPVILLFLLGCVCGIFSFAHVLGACLNKFYHATLSFLSGILAGSLVTLFPFQSNQDFSYALLLLALVFAGFIIPITIHILGKKHS; from the coding sequence ATGAACGCACTCATTCGTTATTTTTTATGCGGTTTTCTCATGGGAATTGCCGATACCATCCCCGGAGTTTCAGGCGGAACAATCGCATTCATTACCGGCATATACGGAAAACTTCTTGATACGATAAAGTCCGTTGACAAGGAGTTTTTCAAACTTCTTTTCACACTGCAAATAAAAAAAGCCTTCATGAAAATTCCGTGGAGTTTCGCCCTGCCCCTTTTGCTCGGCATCGGGTCGGCTGTCTTCCTGTTCGCCCGTATCATGGTCGCGCTTCTTGAAACATATGCCGATATTGTTTGGGCGTTCTTTTTCGGGCTTATTCTTTCATCGCTGTTTATCCTTCTTGCGGAAATAAAGAAAAAAAATCCCCATAAACTTATTTCCGTCCTTTGCTTTTTTGCAGGAGGGCTTTTCGCCCTTTGGCTCGGCTTCGCAACGCCCCTTTCCCTTGAAACAAGTTATCCCGTTGTTTTTTTCTCCGGTTTTATTGCGATATGCGCCATGATCCTGCCCGGAATTTCCGGAGCGTTCATTTTGGTTTTGATCGGGCAATACCACAATATTTTGCACGCCGTCACAACCCTTGATTTCCCTGTCATTCTTCTTTTTCTTCTGGGCTGCGTCTGCGGAATATTCAGCTTTGCGCATGTTCTTGGCGCCTGTCTGAATAAATTTTATCATGCAACGCTCTCTTTCCTTTCCGGAATTTTGGCAGGTTCGCTCGTTACGCTTTTTCCGTTTCAAAGCAATCAGGATTTTTCTTATGCCCTGCTCTTGCTGGCGCTTGTTTTTGCCGGATTCATCATACCGATAACCATCCATATCTTAGGAAAAAAACATTCCTAA
- the ahbC gene encoding 12,18-didecarboxysiroheme deacetylase, whose product MIGISKLYCDQVEPSDALRYGRHSGKLPSHLLQFSADKKPVVVWNMTQRCNLKCVHCYAHALEENGTDPISTEQAKTMIDDLAQFGAPVMLFSGGEPLVRKDLPELAKYATNKGMRAVISTNGTLIDRNMAKILKDVGLSYVGVSLDGGEEVHDAFRGVKGAYKKALEGLDYCREEGIKVGLRFTINKRNAAEVPKIFTLMKERDIPRVCFYHLVYSGRGSELIKEDLTHQETRDMLDLIMDKTRELYDQGYQKEVLTVDNHADGPYLWMRLQKEDPKRAEEVFELLQFNEGNSSGRGFACISWDGKVSADQFWRHHVFGNVLERPFSEIWVDPNIELLHQLKDKRPHVKGRCAKCKFLNICGGNFRARAEAVHGDVWAEDPACYLTDEEIGIK is encoded by the coding sequence ATGATAGGTATTTCAAAGTTATACTGTGACCAAGTCGAACCCTCTGACGCTCTTCGCTACGGCAGGCATTCCGGAAAGCTTCCCTCCCATCTGCTGCAATTTTCCGCTGACAAAAAGCCTGTTGTTGTCTGGAATATGACGCAGCGCTGCAATTTGAAATGCGTCCACTGCTACGCCCATGCTCTTGAAGAAAACGGCACAGACCCCATATCCACGGAACAAGCTAAAACAATGATTGACGATTTGGCTCAATTCGGAGCGCCGGTCATGCTCTTTTCCGGAGGCGAGCCTTTAGTCCGCAAGGATTTGCCCGAACTTGCGAAATACGCGACAAACAAAGGCATGCGGGCTGTGATTTCCACCAACGGAACGCTCATTGACAGAAATATGGCAAAAATCTTGAAAGATGTCGGACTTTCTTATGTGGGTGTTTCTCTGGACGGCGGAGAAGAGGTGCACGACGCGTTCCGCGGCGTGAAAGGAGCTTACAAAAAAGCCTTGGAAGGACTTGATTATTGCCGTGAAGAAGGTATCAAAGTCGGCTTGCGTTTTACCATAAACAAACGCAATGCGGCGGAAGTTCCCAAAATTTTCACCCTCATGAAAGAACGTGACATTCCACGAGTCTGCTTTTATCATTTGGTTTATTCCGGACGCGGCAGTGAATTGATTAAAGAAGATTTAACCCACCAGGAAACCCGCGACATGCTGGATCTCATCATGGATAAGACCCGTGAACTCTATGACCAGGGCTATCAAAAAGAAGTGCTGACCGTCGATAACCATGCGGACGGTCCGTACCTTTGGATGCGTCTGCAAAAAGAAGATCCGAAACGGGCTGAAGAAGTTTTCGAACTTTTGCAATTCAACGAAGGCAACAGCTCAGGACGGGGTTTCGCCTGCATTTCTTGGGACGGCAAAGTCAGCGCCGACCAATTTTGGCGCCACCATGTTTTTGGAAATGTTCTTGAAAGACCTTTCTCCGAAATTTGGGTCGATCCCAATATTGAACTTTTACACCAGCTCAAAGATAAACGTCCCCATGTGAAAGGGCGCTGTGCAAAATGCAAATTCCTCAATATCTGCGGCGGCAACTTCCGTGCAAGAGCGGAAGCCGTCCATGGCGACGTGTGGGCTGAAGACCCCGCTTGCTACCTCACAGATGAAGAAATCGGCATTAAATAG
- a CDS encoding Txe/YoeB family addiction module toxin, whose product MIKSWSDDAWEDFLYWQEQDKKTLKRILELIKDIDRNQYKGIGKPERLSGDLSEYWSRRIDQKNRIVYRIFNNNIQIIQCGSHYRDK is encoded by the coding sequence ATGATTAAATCTTGGTCTGATGATGCTTGGGAAGATTTTTTATATTGGCAAGAACAAGATAAAAAAACTTTAAAAAGAATACTTGAATTGATTAAAGATATAGACCGCAATCAATACAAGGGAATTGGCAAGCCTGAAAGATTATCGGGGGATTTGTCCGAATATTGGAGTAGACGCATTGATCAAAAAAATAGAATAGTGTATAGAATTTTTAATAATAACATTCAAATTATTCAATGCGGGTCGCATTATCGTGATAAATAA